The nucleotide sequence TCCACTTCATTGTGCACTTTTCATTGCAGAATTTATTGAAGTAGACCTACAATTATGTCTTCAGATTTCAGCTGCTCAACACCTACAATTTCTCCCTTCCATAAATAAAATGACTGGGGCCAAAAAAACCCATCTCAATAAAATGAGCAATATTTGCATTTCTTaactttgttgtttttcaagcaGGGACAGACACTGATAACTTGGTTAAGGTTACACAGCACACAAACTGCTTCGTTGAGATCATCCTGCTTCCCTGAAATACATTGGGTGTCTATTTGCTCTAGCAGCCAGTTGCTTcgggtttgtaaaaaaaaaccaccccacaaaCCTTTGATGCACAAAACCAAAATGACTAAAAATTTTGATGCTACAATGCAAAGGGAAATGCAACATGAGGCACGATTTAACCAAATGAGTTTATTCTGTAGAAAGATTTAAGTGCAACTTATTTACACATTGTGAGTGGCCATGCTGCTTTGCAGGCCAGATGTACCTGTATTTTGATGCCACAGTTCTCTCTTGCACAAGTGTGTTCTGCCCAACACCCTGGTACAGTTATTCTGGGGGATGCAGGTGGCCTGCATTTCTGGAAAGCAGCATGCATTTTAAGAGACCACATTGTGTTGTCGATTTCAATGGGTAAAGAGCAAGGGGTGATCTGCCAGAGCTAGGGCAAGCCTGTCCCATAAGCTGTTATAGTATTTACAGAGGCTTGAGCCACAAGCTAGCCTCCCTGTTAAAACTCAGGTTTGTAATAGTTGGCTAAAccaattttagttacaggtaggtagccgtgttggtctgccatagtcaaaacaaaataaaataaaaaattccttccagtagcaccttagagaccaacgtaagtttgttctttctgaagaagtgtgcatgcacacgaaagctcataccaagaacaaacttagttggtctctaaggtgctaatggaaggaaatttttattttattttgtttacaccAATTTTGTACTTCACCTCGACAATCTAGAAGCAACAGTAAAATCCCAGGGCAGCATCCTGGTCTTAAAAGCCTCTGCTCTTTCCTGAGCCTTAGTTAAGTAtgcttgcataatttattctagcAGAACACTGGTCATAGAACCAGTTTTGGTTCCTTCATTCGGTTTTTTTTTGTAGAAGGGTTCACTCACTTCCTTTTGTCTCATAATTTCTACGCACAGCTCTgaggttttgttgtgtttttgtcttTACACTTTCtgcaggaaaacctgctgttcaccactgaatcagaacacatATCAATTcgattttctgtggattgatgtttgttttgattcagcagtaaactgggttttcctggggaaagtggcagagcAAAAGGAAAACCTTGCATTTGTATACGGCACAAGTGGAAGAAATTGTGGGAGGAAGGGCACTGGATGAGCCCTCAGCCTTGTATTTAACTTCGAACACCTGAAGTGGTGCTTGTAGACAGCAGCAAGCATAGTTCCACAAAATGAGGTGGAAACGGGGGTCTGTGTGCTCTAAATGGAGCATGACTATGTGCTAATGCTGAAAAGAAATTGCAAGCCGCCTCATTTTTTTGTTGAATTTTCAGATAGGTTGAAATTTTGTGGCTCCTATTTTTTTTACTTACATTTTGGAAGCACTCCTCCCCTACTCCCGATCTTGATATTCTGCCAACCccctttgagaaacactggattCAACTCCACTAGTGCCAATTCATTAGGCCCTCTAGAGCAAATTTAAGAAACAGGCCCACTGTGCTAGACTCCCAATTCCCAACATCCGTGGCCACTGGGCAGGTTTCCTGAGCTTGGTGTGAGCTGAAGTCCACCATCTGCAAGACCTTACGTTTCCCATCACAGTTCTAGAGACTTTGTAGTTTCCGAAGACCAGGAAGGCAGGGTGGGTGGAGAAATCTGGGGGTACTGTTGATCTGCCTTGAGCCTCAGCAGTGTCTAGCAAGCACTGATCCTGCCCATAACGCCCCCTTTTACAGAAATACCTGAGAACATGCAGTGTTCCTTTTCCTAGCTACAAAAACAATTCTGATCAGAATTCAACAAGCTGCTATACCTTTTGTTAGGAGACAGATCTAACACCACCATACAGATCTTTTTTCAGTCTTGGTGCTGCATGCCAGCGGGTGGATGGAGGCAGGGGCAAAAGTAGGATGAACAGTGAATGCAAGTTTGATTTTGCacagtagaataatagaatcttaagagttggaaaggacccaagggtcatctagtccaacccccttgccagTAGGCAAATTTCACACTCAATGCAACCTTTCCACTGAGATAAGCAAGAATTCTTAGGCATGTTTCATTGAGGCAACACTTGAGGTATAAAGCACAAGGCATGAGGAGTTCAGAGGGCCATATAAAGAGGCTTTGAGCACGATTTGGTTGGTCCCTGGCTTGAGGTTCCTCACTCCCTGCCGTAATGGTCTGGGAATACAGTTGTAGCCTGGTTGCCAAACAGAGTCCTACTGTCAGTCAGAAGCCGCGCTGCATATTTTGCTTCAAAAACCGGAATACCCCTGGTttttgatcatttgggagccaaaacgttcggcaCCTAAGCcattcaagatccaaggtacaactgtactgcctTCAGTAAACAATCTCTGTGAAAGACTAACCTTAGAAATGGTGTTTGGATGAAGCAAATAATGTCAAGCTAACAAAAGTGATTAGTTTGGCTAGGACCTAGGTCAATAGTTCTTTGGATAGATTCTAGTTGCCTTCTTCAAGCTCCCAGACCTGTTTCCCTCTCCCCATTCTGTAAATTGGCTGTGTGTTTAAAGAACGGCCTAGATACAGTCATAAGCACTTTTAAGTTCAGAAGCAATGGCATTTGTTCAGTTACAAATATGTATATGCCTTCCTTTGCCATGTGCTCCTCTATTTGGGTAGCCTCAAAGCCTGAGGTGGAGGCTCCTTGAGTCTCCTTGAAAACAGTGGAGGGTTGCTTATTTTGGGTCAAGTGGGTCTATTCAATCCCTGCACTTGCTCTCGCCAGAATCTGCTCTGCTCAGTCAGTCGGGTTGTCTGGCTGGTTGTTTCGCGGTACCAGGAAGACTCCGCCATCCGCAGCGAGCTGCAGCACATACTCTTCAGGGGAGTAAGTGTTGCCAGCTTCATCGCGCAACATGCAAAAGACCTGGTGGTAGAGAGCCCCCAGCTTCTGCTTGGTGAGCGCCAGGGTCCTGTTAAACTCTCCTCGGTCCCGTAGCAGCCGCTGCCGCTCGCAGCTCAGCTCCTCCAGCTCACGCTCCAGGTGAACCAGGGTCTCCAGTTTGCGCTTGCGGCAATTCTGAGCTGCCACTTTGTTCTTGCCGCGCCGGCGGATGTCTCTGATCAGAGCCAGCTGAGGCTCGCTCAGGGGGAAGCGTGTCACCAGCTCGTTGAAGTCGTCCACGGGCAGGTTGATGATCTTTTCGACTGGGAAGGGGATATTCATGGCAAGGGCCCGCCGCTCATCCCGACTGCCAACCAGCTCCCCACGTGGGCTCCGCCCTTTCTCCAAAGAATGTTCCAGGGGTGGGTTGGCACAGGGCAACTCTGGCACAGGGGGCAACATAGGGTACAGTGGCGCATACTCTGCCCTCTCCAGCCCCTCTGCCTCTAGGGACTCTGCATCGCTGTAGTTAAGGGACAAGCCAGAGTCTGATTCCAAGTCCTCTTGGGGCTTGCAGGGAGCTTGTGGTCCATAGCAACTGGCCAAGTCCCTCTCCAACACCATCCCTGGTGCCCCTTTACATTCGCCCAGAATGGCAGGTCCAGGAGGCTCGAGGGAGGACGAGATCAGCATGCCGGTGTAGCTGTAGACCGTGCAAGGGCCTGGCAGAGTTTCTGGGAAGGGGCGCTCGTATGGTGGAGCAGGATGGCTGTAGGAAATCGAACTGTCCCCCATCTCGGTGCACGGCCCGTAGCTGGGAGGTGGCACCATGGGTTGTGCATGGCCGCATAAGGCAGGGTCATAGCAGCTTTCAACTGGCATCTCGAGGCCCTGCAGGGATGAGAGAGAGGTGCTGAGCACAGGCTTAAAAGTTCACACAGATTTCCCTGCATACAAGGGTGTAGAGTCACAGCTGAGGCTTAGGTGGAGGGAGACACCAATCAAGATCCAGAGCAGggctcagcaacatttttcagcaggaggccagtccactgtccctcagaccttgtgagggccggactgtagggggggggggatgaacgaattcctatgccccacaaataacccagagatgcattttaaataaaaggacacattctactcatgtaaaaaagctgattcctggaccctCTGCGGgctagatttagaaggtgattgggatggatccggcccctgggccttaatttgcctacccatgatccagAGATTCAGAAAGCAGAACTTAGAACCCAGGAATTCTGGCTCTTGTTCTAAGCTGTTTCCTGACCGCTGATCCCTTAAGTTCCAACTTCCGTGCAAACGAACTCCTGTTCCCCCTCTCGGTTTAACTCCTTCGATTCCACCTACACCTTTCTGTTCCTGTTTTAACAGAGGCCTCCGTAGGTAGCGGCTTTGTCTTAACAATTTGCTCTCCCCAGCCATCTACTGTATTTATCCAGCACGTTGCTCTTTGATGGCTAAATAGGTGGTGTTCCAGTCTGAGCATCCCTCAGTCACAACCCTCATTGGCATGGCCTTCTGCTGCATATCATGCTATGCAGGGGCGGAAGAGGAGCGAAGGAGCCCCTGCGCAGGTGCCTACCTGGCGGAGATGGATGGGTTGATAGCGTTCCCCCCAAGAACAAAAGGGCGATTCATCTCATCAGACAGATCCCGCATTGTGCACCGTTCCTCCCCACCTTGCATCTCCCCAGGGTCAGGCGCTGAATGGGGCAGTGTTGGGAGAGTCATCATGAAGGAGGCAACTGTGCGCAATGGATACCTGCCACTCTGCAACCGACTTGGTCCACGCCTCCGTAGAGGACCTAAACCCCCATGCAGTGCTGCAAAGCTGTCTAGGGTGCTGCatgtttctccttcctctccctaaCAGCTCCCTTCTTTTGCATGTTAGCTCTGAAGGAAACTTCACGCAGGTCAATGAGACCTGCTCCCAGGCAAATGCAGAGAGGGCTGCCATCCTTGCTTCAGCAAAAAGTTTCCTTagcaataccaaaaaaaaaaggaacgaaAAAGTTGGACACCCTGTTGATTTTCTCCCTGGACGCAGTGTTTAGGAGCTGGGCTGTCACGCTCATGCAAGACATGGGAGGATTTCAATCTTGCATTCTTCTGAGGTTTTGCAAAAGTACAAATAATGATAAAAGGAAGGCAGCTCCCCCCACTTCGAAGCAGCAGGGATGAGTGATggaaaagaaggaggggggggtagagtggaatgccctccttgaAGGGAATGGTTGGAGTTCTTTTAGGGGGCAAGGATACACTGCAGATATTCATTGGGTGGTTTCATTTGCTAGTTTTATAATCTCTAATGCTAATGCTGCGGGTGACAGTGCTTCCATCTCCTCCTAAAGGTCTTTGATAGCCTGTGCGGGAGAAAGACAAACAGGAAGCCGAGAGGGATGGGAAGGAGCCCTATGGCCTTTCCCAAGGGAGGGGAGCTGCCCCTGCCCAAACGCCACAACCTCCTAACTGCAGCAAAGGAAAAGCATCTCTcaatgcataaaggtaaagtaaagggacccctgaccactaggtccagttgtgtccgactctggggttgcggtgctcatctcgcgttactggccgagggagccggcgtacatcttccaggtcatgtggccagcatgacaaagccgcttctggcgaaccagagcagcacacggaaacgctgtttagctttccaccagagcggtacctatttatctacttacactttgacgtgctttcgagctgctaggtgggcaggagctgggaccgagc is from Lacerta agilis isolate rLacAgi1 chromosome 2, rLacAgi1.pri, whole genome shotgun sequence and encodes:
- the NFE2 gene encoding transcription factor NF-E2 45 kDa subunit gives rise to the protein MSGPGSCTLQIHRASSENFAATANFGGTQLEQRLGRARPDKMPPFPPQQGWARGTFLPLYNPLAGGELGPQGEMELTWQEILSISELQGLEMPVESCYDPALCGHAQPMVPPPSYGPCTEMGDSSISYSHPAPPYERPFPETLPGPCTVYSYTGMLISSSLEPPGPAILGECKGAPGMVLERDLASCYGPQAPCKPQEDLESDSGLSLNYSDAESLEAEGLERAEYAPLYPMLPPVPELPCANPPLEHSLEKGRSPRGELVGSRDERRALAMNIPFPVEKIINLPVDDFNELVTRFPLSEPQLALIRDIRRRGKNKVAAQNCRKRKLETLVHLERELEELSCERQRLLRDRGEFNRTLALTKQKLGALYHQVFCMLRDEAGNTYSPEEYVLQLAADGGVFLVPRNNQPDNPTD